The Cytobacillus oceanisediminis genomic interval GCCCTCATTCATTCCCCATGGAACAAACTTATTTCGTCCAAATGTTACAGAAACCATTTGATTGTCAGTTAAGGCTTTATATGAACGAATAACACCTGAACCGCCAATATACTCTCCTGCTCCTGCTCCATCCGTATGCAAGCTGTACTCATCAACCATAATTCCATACCTTGTTTCAGCCACTTCAACTGGGACATTATATGTTTCACCATCACCAATGCAGAATTGCCCTCTTGCACCATCCTGACCTTCAGATGCACCCCAGCCGCCAACAGAAGGCTCAACAATTAAAAATGGTTCATCTGTATCCTGATGCAATCCTGATAATACAACCGAACAAACAGATAAAAGGTGACCGGCATTTAGCCTATGAGGAATAACTGGAGCAAGAGCTTTCCATATCAAATCTGCTCCTGCAAGCATGCTCTCCCAATAGATTGAAACAGGAGCTGGCCGTTCTGCTGAAAGAACTGAACCTTTATCCGTAATAACCTCCAATGGACGAAACACTCCATCGTTCGCATCTTGCGATGGGTTCGTAATGGCAAGGAAAATAGTTCTTACTGCCGAGACAAGTGCAGTATAAGAACAGTTAACAGGTCCTGGAACCTGAGGATGGCTGCCTCTAAAATCAGCAACAAATTTATCATCAGAGATGGTTACTTTAACTTTGATCTTGAATGGCCCATTTCCAAAACCGTCATCATCAATAAACCCTTCTGCATTAAAAGTGCCTTTTGGCAGTTTGGTTAATTCCTGACGGGCAAGCTGTTCTCCGTGGTCAAGCAGATAATCAACTGATGACAAAAATAATTGCTTCCCATGCTTTTCACATAATTCCTTAACACGTTTTTCACCTGTTTTAAGGGCAGCAACCTGAGCCCACATATCCCCCAGTGACAATTCCGGGAATCGGACATTGGCTTCGATGATATCGACAATAGCCTGATTGATTTCACCTTCATTGAAGAGCTTTACACTTGGAAACTGCAAGCCTTCCTGAAATATATCTGTAGCATCGTTGCTGAAGGAACCTGGATCTTTTCCTCCTACTTCTGTCCAATGAGCCTTATTGGCAGAGAAAGCAACAATTTCTCCTTTATAAAATATGGGCATGACAAGTCCAACATCGGAAAGGTGGGAACCGCCTCCGCCATAAGAATCATTAATGATGATAATATCGCCCTCTTTAAGCTTTCCATTCCCGAATTTCTTGAGTGTTTGCTTTACCATATCTGAAAGCATGCCAATAAATCCTGTAACTCCATTGCCTTGTGTTAACAGCTGCCCTTTCGCATCGGTAAGCCCGCTTGCATAATCCAGGACTTCATAAATAATGGGGCTCATTGATGTTTTTGCAAGTGCAATAAACATCTCATCTCCGATGGCAACAAGCGAATCTTTTACAATCTCAAGTGTAAATGGATCTACTTTACTGCGAACAATTTGCGTCATTTATTCCACCCCTGTTTCAATGATTAAATTTCCATACTCATCTACAGTCAAGGACTGACCTGGATAAATAACCGTAGAAGCAGACTGCTCCTCTACTATGGCTGGCCCGGAAATTTGCATGCCTTTACCAAATAAACTGCGGTGATATACCTTTGTTTCAATCCAGCCTTCCTCTTCAAAATAGACCGGCCGTGTTTCTTTGTAAGCTTCCTGGATATTGCTGTTTATAGAATTTATTTTTTTCATTTTAGGCTTTAGTACCTTCCCAAATGCTGTTAAATGCAGATTAACAATTTCTGCTGGTGTTCCTTCAAGCTTAAAAGTATAGTGCTGTTCATGAAGATCACCAAAGCGCTTAACCACTTCTATCAGGGTTTCATCAGACCATTCCCCGTTCGGAACAGGAACCTTTACAGTATGCTCTTGCCCAAGATATCGGATATCTGCAAACCTCGTAAATAACACCTTTTCTTCCGATACGCCCTCTTCCTGATATTGTTTAAGTGCTTGTACTTCAATTGAATTCCATTCTTTATTTAACTCAATAGGATTAAGTTCATTTATTCTTCTAATATATGTTTGGATGTAGTCATGCCTTAAGTCAGTCATTAGCATTCCCCATGCTGAAAACACAGATGAAGCTACTGGTACAATTACTTTTTTAACACCCAGTTCTTTAGCCAAAGCAGGTGCATGCATTGATCCTCCGCCGCCAAAAGCGACCAATGAGAATTCACGGGGATTATGTCCTTTTCTTACTGATATAAGCTTTAATGCATTCAACATATTGGAGTTCGCAATTCGAATAATCCCTAATGCAGCTTCTTCAACCGTCATTTCAAAATGATCGGCAACTTTCTCTTTAATGGCAGCCTTTACTTTATCTAAATCTACTTCATAGTCGAAGTTTTTCGGAGAAAGCCTTCCTGTTACAAGGTTCGCATCGGTGGTTGTTGGTTCCGTTCCACCTTGGCCATACGCTACTGGACCAGGTAAAGCGCCTGCAGATTGAGGACCAACCTTTAAAGACCCTGCTCCATCTATCCATGCGATTGAACCGCCACCATTGCCAATTTCAACAATATCAACAACCGGAACTTTTATTGGATAACCAGCACTCCGCTCATTTTTTTCGATAAAATAATCAGTTGAAACCTTTACTTCTCCCTGATTAATCAATGAACATTTTGCTGTGGTTCCGCCAATATCAAAAGCAATGATATTTTTCTCATTCAAGATTTCACCAAGAACTGCAGCACCATAAATCCCGGCTACAGGTCCGGACTCTACCATATTAATAGGGGTTTGTTTTGCACTATTAAAGGTTGTTGTACCGCCGTTTGACTGCATTATGTAATTCTGGCTGTCAGTCTTGTTTTCTACTAATTTATTATGTAGACGGTTTACATAGGTAGCCGCAATCGGCTTAACATATGAATTAAGAACCGTAGTACTGGTCCGCTCATATTCCCGCCATTCCTTTGTCACTTCATATGATGCTGTAACGGCTGCTTCAGGCCATAGCTTTTTTATTAATTCCACTGTCTCAATTTCATGAACAGGATTAACATAAGAGTGTAAGTAGGCGACAGCAATAGCTTCTACTCTTTGTTCCTTGAAATAGTTCACAACCTCAGCCACCTGTTCCTTATTTAACGGGGACAACACCTCACCTTTATAATTCAGGCGCTCCTCTACTTCCTGGCGTAAATAACGCTCAACAAAAGGCACCGGCTTTTCGTATCGAACATTAAATAGATCCGGGCGGTTTCCTCTTGCAATTTCAAGCACATCACGGAAACCTTTGGTTGTAATTAAACCTGTCTTGACGCCTTTACGTTCAGTAAGTGCATTGATAATAACTGTTGTACCATGGATAAATGTCTTGATAGCTGTCTGATCGATCCCGCTTTTCTCAATAACATCAATTACACCCTTTTCAAAATTGGGAGGTGTGGTATGGCTTTTAGCAACACCTATTTCTCCATCCTCATTGACATAAACAAGGTCAGTGAAAGTTCCGCCAATATCTGTAGCTACACGCATGATATTCCACCTTTCATTAAATAAGATATTTATAATCAGCCAATTAAAAAATAACTGGCGTCAAAACACAGAGTAATCTTGATTCTTCATTTATAGGATTTTCCATCGTGTGCGGGTAAGTGGATGGAAAGTGAATGGAATCACCTTCCCTGACAATATATTCCTTCCCATCTACATGAAAAATAACAAATCCCTTTAATACGTAATAATATTCCTCACCTGGATGGCCAAATTGCTGTATCTGTTTTTGGTTGGGGGCCAATGTAACCAGGAGCGGTTCAAGGCTTCTGCCCGGAAATTCACCGTTTACGCGAACATAAGTAAACTCCGAGCCCTTGATATTAAACGGCTTATGCTCACTGGCCTTCACCATAAAATTCTGATTTGGTTTCTCGTCTTCGAAAAACTCAGAAATTTTAACATTTAATGCATCCGCTATTTTTTTTAAAGAGGTAATAGCTAATGAAGTTGCCCCTCTCTCTACTTGAGAAAGAAAGCTGATTGACAAATCAGTACGTTCACTTAATTCCTTTAGGGTATAGCCATGCTGAAGTCTTAAATCTTTAATTTTCTTATAAATTTCTTCCATAATGAACTCCTTTGAAGCAGAACTGAAAAATTATAGTGTGGGTGTAATTAAGTTTTAGTAATACTGTAATTAAAAAGTATAATATCATAAAATATTTAAAATTAAAAGAAAATTTAAAATAAATATTCAAGCTATTATTAATTTTATAAGGTAATGTTGTCTATTGGCTCTCATTGGTAATCTTTACCCTCCCAACTGCTAATCTGGGAACAAGAAAAAGACACACTGAATGCCAGTGTGTTTGTTTTCCTTTTTATAAATCAAATATAATCCCCATAATCGAGTAAATAATAACCGTCGAAAACAGGACTGTCATATGGACAAGTGAAAAGATAAACAGTGATTTTGCCCATTTTTCCGGATCCATCCGTTTATAGCCGTATACACTGAGTGCCAGCCAGGCAATTCCCAAAAGCAGGGCCACCAGCATAAGGCCAATGCTTAAGGAACCTAACAGAAAACTGATACCAATTAAAATGATTAAATAAATATTCGTCTGAATATACGTTCTTCTGACCCCTTTTACAACGGGCAGCATCGGAACGTTTGCCGCTTTATATTCATCATGCTTTCGAATGGCAATCGCATAGAAGTGCGGCATTTGCCAAATGACGGTGATGATAAATAGGCCAAGGATCGCAGGATGCGTGATATCCGGATGGATGGCAGCCCAGCCAATGAGCGGCGGCATCGCACCGGAAATGCTTCCGATCTCCGTATTGTAAATGGTTCTTCTCTTGCTCCACATCGTATAAGGGACCACATAAAAAAACAGCCCCAAAAACCCAAGCAAGCCCGCTAAAGGAGTCGTGAAAGCAAGAGCGAGGATTCCAAAAACAGACATAAAGGCACCAAGCCACAATACCTGCTTTGGCTTGATTTCCCCTGTGACAGTTGGTCTGCTTTGGGTCCGCTTCATAATCGAGTCGATGTCCCGGTCATATAAATTATTAAAAGCCCCGGCTGCCCCCATTACCAGGCTTGAGCCAATAAAGGCCAGTAAAATCTCAGGCAGCTTCTCCAAAAGGCCGAAGTCATAGGTATATAAGGCCAATGTTAATCCTGCAAACATCGGGATCAGGTTTGATTTAATAATCCCGGTCTTGACTGTCAGTGCGAGGATCTTTGATAAAGACCGTCCCTGCATTTTCAGGGTTGCTTCCTCTTTCATGATCGATCTATTCCCCTTTTACTAATTATCTCTCTTCTCTATCTAAAAAAATACTAATTAGATTAACAGTATACACTTATTATAACAGGTGTTGCCACTTAATGATTTCTGAAAAATCACTGTGCTGAATCCTGATTGCAAATTGAAAAGAGAACCTTGCTCAGGTGCATAGTTCTCTTTGTCCATTCTACCATTATTCACATTGTAAAGGGGCTTATAATCGTGACAGCTTTGTATCACTTTCTGGATAATCAGCCTAAAAAATAATTCCGCCGTCTCAGCCATGAATGATATCTTCAGGATTTTCAGCCGAGATGCTCCAGCCGGCTAGAAGGAAAATTAAAACACTTTTCCTCTTTATCCGGTACGGTACATGAAGGTCCGGTGCTTGTATTTTTTGGAACAAACTATAGAAGATGAAGTATTATGAAGTATTTTTGAAGAGGATTCATTGATTGTTCAGCTTATAAATCTGCCGGGAGTGTTCTGAAATTTTTTGATCATAATATGCAAGATCATGCTTAGAAGCCATGGATGTTCTGATATCGTCAATCTGTTTAATCGCTTGATCTGCTTTGGTTTCAATTACAGACAATTTTTCATTCGTTTCAGTCATTTTTACATTTGTGGCAGCAACACTATGAATTAGTTGCTGGATAAGGTCTTCATGTCTTTTTAGGTCTGCTGTCAGCCTCTTATCCATTGAGCTGATCTTTTGGTCCATGGTGTCCAGCCTTTTGCCCATAGAAATAACTTTATCATCTAATGATTCAAGCTTGTTCAAAATTATATTAAGCGTTTTTTCCAAATCTCTCACCTCCTCTTATTGATGATTATATCAGGTTTGCAGGTATTATGTCGAAATCCTGCAGAAATGCAAGGTATCAAATTTACATGAACAAAATCTGCTGCAGTACTTCATTTGGACTCCTTTCATAAACTTTTGCCGATTGGAGTTGTTCCCCCCGTAGAAGTTCACCTAATTAAAGAATTTTAGTTGCAAGGAATCCTAATAAATGTAAATAATCTAAGTAAGCCATAGAAAGAACCCCTCTTTTTTAACTAAAGCGGGGTTTGGCTTCAATTTTCCTTCTACATTTACCTTACTAGCTTTTCTATTGGTTTATTCATTCTTATCTCCCAAGGGTCCTCACATAATAATGGACCATATTTCGTTTTTACCAGCATTGTGGCTGAACCTTTTGCATACTCCAATAAAGAAAACGAACCCGCTGGTGTTTCAGCCTGAATATCTACTCTTGCAGGGCAGCTCTTCATTTCATTTACGATCTGTGCTGCAATATTAACAGGAATCGGCTTTGGAGCACGTACCACAATGTCAAGATCGCTCCCAGATGTGACAGTCTCCAATCCGGTGGCCAGTTCAAACCCCACACTTCCACCTGGCCCCCATACAATCTTATGTTTCTCCAATATCTCACTTGCTATTTTAAGAGAGAAGAATACTGGTGATTGCTTATTTTCCCAAAGAGAGATTTCAGCTAAATGTTCGGGCTTGATTTGGTGAATAAAAGCGTCAATCGGTATAAACGCACCGAATCTTTCACTCCTTGCCTTCCCCCTGATCCCTATAGCGATCTGCCCGTCGGGTGCATTTGCCCTGCGGACAACCACATATGAGGCCATGCTCAATGCTTGAATCGCCCAGTCCGGAATTGGAGAATGGCTTATGAGATGTTTTGCTTCAATCTTCAATAAATCATGTGGCTCGATCACCATTGCTCCTCCAGCATCTTTCTGACTAAAATGGAAGCGGATCTTCCTCCCTCTTTAGCAATATCCGAGGAAAGCCGGCTGCTTAAATCTCGCGGACTATTTTGGATGTCCTCGATTGCTGCCTGTATACTTCTATAGATTGCATCACGATCTGCTTCCTCTGGTGCATCAGCATTGATATCGGAAATCAGTTCATGGAGTGCTCCCAATTTTTTAAATGACCGGATATCATAGGCCATTGACGGCACTTTTTTTGTAGCTTCTTCAAGTTCTTCAATGGTTCTCTGCGTGATTCTTGCAGCTGATTTCTTGGACATCACATGTACATTGACACCTTCATCATCCAAGGCGATTAATCGGTTCGCCTGCAATCCATGGGATAAAAATGCACCTGAAATAGCCTTGCCTGGAATAAACGCAATAACTGGATGACCGGCTAATCTTGCTGTTGCATATGCATCTGCAGCTGCAGCACATGCCTGATGGATTCCCAAAAGCTCTTCACGGTACCCATAAGCCTGGCTTGGAACATCAACTACCGCTACAATTGCACGTTTTTCTTCTTTATATTTATCTTCTTCTATCGCATCACGGACATGCCTGGCGATCATCCATCCCTGCTCGAGCCCAAACTCTCCTGAACGTGCTCTTGGGAATCGGCTTGATTCATCTGGAACAACAGCAAGGAAACGAACAGGCCAGCCTCCAACTTTTACATCAGAAGTTAAAACCGAAGGAACTGATCCAACATTTTTGCTTCCGTCTGTCAAAAGGTTAAACCATCTATGCCCCCTGCTTTTGATTGTCTCAGAGTCTTGAGCCTTAATGTTATGGGATTTCTTTGACTGATAGTATTCTGAGTCTGCCCAGTAAGCCTGAACTTTCTGAGGAGTGAGCATTTCTGAAGTATTTATGGAGCTAAGAAAATCAAGATATCTTTCTACCTGTGAGCTTCTCTGCTTTTCCACACGTCCCTGCAGGATAGCAGAAAATATGGCTTCTCTGAAAGAACTGATGTCATCCTTAGCCTCTATATCCGCAAAACCGGCAGCCACCCTTTGTCTGCCTCCAATCGTATTCCAAATCAGCTGGCGATCTGTTGAATCAAACTCCTGTATCCCAGCTTCCTGCTCGATTACCTCTGGTCCATTTAATCCAAGCCGGCCTTCACGCGTGATTATTAACGTACTGCATAAACCTGCGTTAATGGACATCCCGCCAAAAGCGCCAATTTTCCCGGGAATGACTCCTATAACAGGCACGTATTCCCTTAATGCCACGATCGCTGCGCCTATTTCGGCAATGGATAAGAGGCCATAGTTGGCTTCCTGGAGTCTGACACCCCCTGTATCAAAGATAAAAATGGGATAAAACGGATTGCCGGCCTTATTTTCTTCAAGTGCCATCTCTAAAGCACCAGCTATCTTCGCACCGGAAACTTCTCCGATTCCGCCTCCCTGAAAGCTGCCTTCAATGGATACAACTACTGCCGTACGTCCATTTAGCTTTCCTTTGCCGATCACAACCCCATCATCACTTTGGGGAACAATGCCCTGCGGTTCCAGGTGAGGGGATTCAAGACCTTCGAATGGTCCCAAAAGCTCCCTGAATGTGCCTTCATCCATAAGCACTCTTGCACGCTCTCTGCCTCCGCACTCTACAAAGCTATTTTTTAATGTATCCAGCATTTCTGCCCACCTCCAATGCCTGTGAAAGCCTCAATGATACAACGCCCGGAGTTGCACCAAAATCATTGATTTTAATGTTTGCTGAAATAGCATGATTGCTAAAAAATCGTTCTAATACCTTTTCCCATATTTGATTGAAGCCTGTTGTACCAGTACGGACTGTCACATCTGCATATCCCTGGTCAGATGGCTCCATTAAAATCTCCAGGTCTCCTGATCCTACAACTCCCACATGGGCATTTGATTCAAGCATTTGAGTTGCAGGAAAACGAAAGTTCAATTTCTCCATACGGCAGCTCTCCTTCTGCTATATTTGTAAGGTTTTTAATCTCTTAAACTCGTTTTTCTCATTCTGATCCAGATAGTCCAAAAAGATAGCAGCGGCAAGCAAATCAGCGCTCCCGCCGGGTGATACATTCATGCTGCATAATGATTGATCCAATTGTTCTAATAGCTGCCACCCTTTGTCGGCAGAAACTCCTCCTGCCAATACTATTTCCTTTGCATGAGCCTTTGTGAATTCGAGGGCTTCCGCGCTTCCCCTATGCAAAATACACGTGTCATTTAACTCTGCCATCAGCGCAACAAGTACGTTTAACCTGCAAAAATTCTCCTTCAAACCTCTTTTTCTTGATTCATCAAGAACTGGCAGCGCTATCTGTCTTATATGAGGAAAACCTTGCTCGGCCTCTCCCCTTGCTCCATCCACTCCAAACCTTGCTTTAACCCGGCTGCCATTTGTTTTATCAGCAGGCAGGTTTCGATCTTCATATAGAGCAAGCTCTCCTGCCTGAACCGCTACCTCTTTGCCTGGGCTTTTCCCCAGATCCATTGCAGCACTTGAAACTAGCAGACCTAATGCCCATATCGCTCCTTTATGGGTATTTACGCCACCCGTGGCCTGGAACATATCCTGTTCACCCCGCCTGCCAATCATGGCGATCTCTTCGCGCAGCTCCTGAGAAGGGGTCCGGTTAAAGCTTGTTTCAGCTATTTCCCTGAATGTATCTTCAAGTGCAATAGCTGACCGTATCATTGTGTTTAAGGACATATCTCTATGCGAACCGGAGTTTTTCTTATCGACCAGTCCTGGTTTTGGCGTCAGCTCAGCCTCTTCTATCAGTGATTGTACTGCCAGCTTTCCAAGATATAGGCTGTAAGATTCTAAGTCTTTCATTATTTCCATTCAGCCCCTTTTACCAGCTTCTAAATTTAGCAGGCGGTTCATATAACCCTTCCGACCATTCCACAAGCTCCTCAACATTTTTAGCAGCCAGCAGTGATCGTTTTGCATCGGTCCTTCTAATTCCGAGATCCTCCGGAAGAGCGATTAACCCTTCTCTTCTTAATTTTTCCGTCCCTTTTACATCGTGCTTCATGCCGATAGGGGTTACACCCGCAATGGCTGCGATTGCCTGCCTCCGCTCCTCCATGCTGTCCGTTTTATATAGATAGGCAATGCCCTCCTCTGTGACTATATGTGTCACATCATGCCCATAAATCATGACAGGCGCAGTTTCAAGGCCTATATCTGCTTTAGCGCCAACAGCATCCAGCGATTCAACAAATACAGGTTTATTTCCGTTTTGGAAGGTTTCAACTACCTGAACAACCAATTTTCTTCCGCGTGCAAGAGGGTCAGTATCCGTCATCATGTCAAGCCACGCTTGAGAGGAATGGCGCCTTCCTCCCGGATCATGTCCCATGTTCGGCGCTCCTCCAAAGCCGGCAAGGCGCCCCCTCGTTACGGTTGAAGAATTCCCTGCTTCGTCAATCTGCAGGCTAGAGCCTACAAATAGATCAACAGCATATTGTCCTGCAAGCTGGCAAAGTGTCCGGTTTGAGCGCAAGCTTCCATCATGGCCAGTAAAAAACACATCACGCCGGGCAGCGACGTATTTTTCCATCCCTACTTCCCCGCCAAAGCAATGGACACTCTCTACCCATCCGCTTTCAATAGCCGGGATGAGTGTAGGATGAGGATTCAAAGCCCAATGCCTGCAAATTTTCCCCTTCAAGCCTAATGATTCACCGTAGGTAGGGAGAAGCAGTTCTATCGCGGCAGTATTATAGCCTATCCCGTGATTCAGAGATTTTACTCCGTGTTTTTCATAGATTCCCCTTATGACCATCATGGCCTGCAGAATCTGAATATCTGTAATATGGCGAGGGTCACGTGTAAATAGCGGCTCAAGCTGATAAGGCTTGTCGGCAACAACAACAAAATCAATCCAAGAGCCTGGAATGTCCACCCGAGGCAATTCATCAGTCAATTCATTCACCTGGGCAATGACAATTCCGCTGCTGAAGCCTGCTGCTTCAACAAGAGTCGGAGTTTCCTCCGTATTTGGCCCTGTATATAAGTTGCCTTCTGCATCGGCTTTATCCGCAGCCACTAAAGCCACTGAAGGAATCAAGTCAATGAAGAGCCTTCCATATAACTCTACATATGTATGAATCTCGCCCATTGTCAGTTTCCCGTCTTCAAGCATTTGCGCCATCCTAAGGCTTTGCGGGCCAGCATAAGAAAAATCCACTTTGCTGGCAATGCCCCGCTCAAATATATCCAGGTGTTCAGGACGGGAAATACTGGACATGATCATGTGCAAATCGAATATTTTTTTCGGGTCAGCCTGAGCAAGAGCAGCTGAAAGGAAGGATGCCTGTTTTTGATTGTTTCCTTCCAGCACCACCCGATCTCCCGGCATAATCAGTGTTTCAAGAGCCTCGACAATTTGGCGGGTTGGAATAATTCGATTGCTGGTGATGCCCTTCATTTTCTCTAATCGTTTTTGCTTGGTTTCAAGACGTGTATTCCAGGATCGCTGTTTGGCAGCCTGCATGATAAAATCCCCTTTCTATTTAAAAATTTTATTTTAAGAACAAAATCTCTTTGCCAGGAAAAGGCAATTGTCTAACCCGTTTTCATCCACGGAAACAGAGTGGGCACCAGGCAGTGTTCTTTTATTTAAAGTGGTCAGGACATTCCCTGGGGGCATCTCGATCAAAAGCCTTGTGCCATGCTCACAAAGCAAAGAGCTGATTTCATACCAGCGGACTGGATGCGAAACATTAAAAGCGAGGTCTTCTCGAATTTGCTCAGAATCCCTTAATAGCCTTGCTGTCCGATTTGCGGCATATGGGATATAAGGGACACGGATATTGACAGAAGCAAGCTTGTCATATAAGGAATCTCCGACAGAATTCAGCAATGGACAATGTGATGGCACACTTACATTCAGAAGCTCGGCCGTCCTTGCACCACGTTGACCGGCTTGATCAAGAACCTCTTTGATGCCTGGAATGGAGCCGGAAATGGTTACTTGATCTGCTGCATTTATATTCGAGGGATATACCGGATTCTCTTCTGAAGAAATGGCTGCAGCTATTTCGTTTACAGTCCTGGCATCAAAACCAGTAATCACCCCCATCCCATAACCCGATGGAAAAGCCTGTTCCATTAGCTCTCCTCTCAGCTTTACAATCTCCAAAGCATCGGTAAAATCCATAGCCCCGCAAATAACTGCAGCTCCAAAGGCTCCGGCTGAATGACCTGCAACAAAATCCGGCATCACCCCTTCTGCTTTAAATGCTTTTGATACAGCCACTGACGCAATAAGCAAAGACAATTGAACTGAAACAGTGGACTTTAAGGCTTTGTCAGTATCAAGATCCAAGACATTTTCACCGATTCCTTCTCTTGCTTCCTGCAGAACTTCAAGAGCGGCTGGATGGTCCGGCAGGCTATGCAGCATACCAATTTTTTGGGAGCCCTGGCCGGGAAATACGAATGCAAGCTTCATTTCATTCCCTCCCGCTTGCCCATCTTTCTTTTCATGCTGGCTATTACATCCTGATTATGCCTTGTCAGCAAATCTGCTGCCTCGTCTAATTTTCCATCTTTTAAGAGGCCAATTAACATATCATGTTCACGCACTGACTTTTCGATATTCCCCTGGCTGGCAAATGAAAGACTCTGTATTCTCAACAATGGCCATCCAAGCCGGGAATACATGGTCTTAATTGTTTCACTTTTGCTCATTTCTACAAGTGCAGTATGAAAGGAGTGGTTCAGCTGCGTGTACTGATGAACATCCGTAACATCGTTCATCTTGTCTAGAAGTTCTTTCATTTTTTTCAGCCAATGCCGATCGATTCCGTTTCTGCTGATTCTATCCATAGCCATTGACTCCAGCATTATACGAATTTCAAGCAAATCATAAATTTCGTTTTCAGTATAATCCTTAACGATGGCTCCTTTTCGGGGTATCCTTTCCACAAGCCCTTCAATCGAAAGCAAGTAAATGGCCTCTCTTACTGGTGCACGGCTTGTTCCATACTCTTCAGCATAAATATGCTCAATCAATTTATCCCCAGGAACCAGCTCTCCCTTTATGATTTGTTCGGTGATATGCTCCGCTATATGATTTGATAAAGCATTTTGACTAAATTTATCTGCTTTCATGACACTGTCTCCTTCAATACAAAATGTTTGGTCGACTGTCGATTTAATTATACCTTTCCATTTTGAATAATTCAATATTTTGAGAAAATTGTAAAAATTAATTGACTTATTCTTTTCATTCGTTTTATTATGAGTTCTAGGAATACAGTCGACTGTAGATTACAAAAATGCAAACGCTTTCTTTACTTCAAACAATTTATACGAC includes:
- a CDS encoding biotin-independent malonate decarboxylase subunit beta, encoding MLDTLKNSFVECGGRERARVLMDEGTFRELLGPFEGLESPHLEPQGIVPQSDDGVVIGKGKLNGRTAVVVSIEGSFQGGGIGEVSGAKIAGALEMALEENKAGNPFYPIFIFDTGGVRLQEANYGLLSIAEIGAAIVALREYVPVIGVIPGKIGAFGGMSINAGLCSTLIITREGRLGLNGPEVIEQEAGIQEFDSTDRQLIWNTIGGRQRVAAGFADIEAKDDISSFREAIFSAILQGRVEKQRSSQVERYLDFLSSINTSEMLTPQKVQAYWADSEYYQSKKSHNIKAQDSETIKSRGHRWFNLLTDGSKNVGSVPSVLTSDVKVGGWPVRFLAVVPDESSRFPRARSGEFGLEQGWMIARHVRDAIEEDKYKEEKRAIVAVVDVPSQAYGYREELLGIHQACAAAADAYATARLAGHPVIAFIPGKAISGAFLSHGLQANRLIALDDEGVNVHVMSKKSAARITQRTIEELEEATKKVPSMAYDIRSFKKLGALHELISDINADAPEEADRDAIYRSIQAAIEDIQNSPRDLSSRLSSDIAKEGGRSASILVRKMLEEQW
- a CDS encoding malonate decarboxylase subunit delta; the protein is MEKLNFRFPATQMLESNAHVGVVGSGDLEILMEPSDQGYADVTVRTGTTGFNQIWEKVLERFFSNHAISANIKINDFGATPGVVSLRLSQALEVGRNAGYIKK
- a CDS encoding triphosphoribosyl-dephospho-CoA synthase codes for the protein MEIMKDLESYSLYLGKLAVQSLIEEAELTPKPGLVDKKNSGSHRDMSLNTMIRSAIALEDTFREIAETSFNRTPSQELREEIAMIGRRGEQDMFQATGGVNTHKGAIWALGLLVSSAAMDLGKSPGKEVAVQAGELALYEDRNLPADKTNGSRVKARFGVDGARGEAEQGFPHIRQIALPVLDESRKRGLKENFCRLNVLVALMAELNDTCILHRGSAEALEFTKAHAKEIVLAGGVSADKGWQLLEQLDQSLCSMNVSPGGSADLLAAAIFLDYLDQNEKNEFKRLKTLQI
- the mdcA gene encoding malonate decarboxylase subunit alpha — protein: MQAAKQRSWNTRLETKQKRLEKMKGITSNRIIPTRQIVEALETLIMPGDRVVLEGNNQKQASFLSAALAQADPKKIFDLHMIMSSISRPEHLDIFERGIASKVDFSYAGPQSLRMAQMLEDGKLTMGEIHTYVELYGRLFIDLIPSVALVAADKADAEGNLYTGPNTEETPTLVEAAGFSSGIVIAQVNELTDELPRVDIPGSWIDFVVVADKPYQLEPLFTRDPRHITDIQILQAMMVIRGIYEKHGVKSLNHGIGYNTAAIELLLPTYGESLGLKGKICRHWALNPHPTLIPAIESGWVESVHCFGGEVGMEKYVAARRDVFFTGHDGSLRSNRTLCQLAGQYAVDLFVGSSLQIDEAGNSSTVTRGRLAGFGGAPNMGHDPGGRRHSSQAWLDMMTDTDPLARGRKLVVQVVETFQNGNKPVFVESLDAVGAKADIGLETAPVMIYGHDVTHIVTEEGIAYLYKTDSMEERRQAIAAIAGVTPIGMKHDVKGTEKLRREGLIALPEDLGIRRTDAKRSLLAAKNVEELVEWSEGLYEPPAKFRSW
- the mdcH gene encoding malonate decarboxylase subunit epsilon; its protein translation is MKLAFVFPGQGSQKIGMLHSLPDHPAALEVLQEAREGIGENVLDLDTDKALKSTVSVQLSLLIASVAVSKAFKAEGVMPDFVAGHSAGAFGAAVICGAMDFTDALEIVKLRGELMEQAFPSGYGMGVITGFDARTVNEIAAAISSEENPVYPSNINAADQVTISGSIPGIKEVLDQAGQRGARTAELLNVSVPSHCPLLNSVGDSLYDKLASVNIRVPYIPYAANRTARLLRDSEQIREDLAFNVSHPVRWYEISSLLCEHGTRLLIEMPPGNVLTTLNKRTLPGAHSVSVDENGLDNCLFLAKRFCS
- a CDS encoding GntR family transcriptional regulator, which translates into the protein MKADKFSQNALSNHIAEHITEQIIKGELVPGDKLIEHIYAEEYGTSRAPVREAIYLLSIEGLVERIPRKGAIVKDYTENEIYDLLEIRIMLESMAMDRISRNGIDRHWLKKMKELLDKMNDVTDVHQYTQLNHSFHTALVEMSKSETIKTMYSRLGWPLLRIQSLSFASQGNIEKSVREHDMLIGLLKDGKLDEAADLLTRHNQDVIASMKRKMGKREGMK